A portion of the Cloacibacillus sp. An23 genome contains these proteins:
- a CDS encoding citrate lyase subunit alpha, which translates to ELAARARKMSGPTDPVATTDRIIGVVEWRDGTVIDVVRQLKK; encoded by the coding sequence GAGCTTGCCGCGCGCGCGAGGAAAATGTCCGGCCCGACAGACCCCGTAGCGACGACCGACAGAATAATCGGCGTCGTCGAATGGCGCGACGGCACCGTCATCGATGTCGTGAGACAGCTTAAAAAATAA